From one Triticum urartu cultivar G1812 chromosome 3, Tu2.1, whole genome shotgun sequence genomic stretch:
- the LOC125548060 gene encoding uncharacterized protein LOC125548060, translating to MAVASGPAATFSARPAAPGAGRPCSCAAAATGGARFRGADGKWWAPLLGWSGQPDYIDAQPAPLPEEERAAAGAAGARRFGVLTEEKARQLRVRMMETESFHDAMYHSAIASRLASAAPDGDAKP from the coding sequence ATGGCGGTGGCCTCGGGACCCGCGGCCACGTTCTCCGCCCGCCCCGCGGCGCCGGGCGCCGGCCGGCCCTGCTCGTGCGCCGCCGCGGCCACCGGAGGTGCCAGGTTCCGCGGCGCCGACGGGAAGTGGTGGGCGCCGCTGCTCGGGTGGTCGGGCCAGCCCGACTACATCGACGCCCAGCCGGCGCCCCTGCCGGAGGAGGAGCGGGCTGCTGCTGGTGCTGCGGGCGCGAGGCGGTTCGGGGTGCTGACGGAGGAGAAGGCGCGGCAGCTGCGGGTGCGGATGATGGAGACGGAGAGCTTCCACGACGCCATGTACCACTCCGCCATCGCCTCCCGCCTCGCCTCCGCCGCGCCCGACGGCGACGCCAAGCCGTAG